A region from the Triticum aestivum cultivar Chinese Spring chromosome 3D, IWGSC CS RefSeq v2.1, whole genome shotgun sequence genome encodes:
- the LOC123078538 gene encoding pentatricopeptide repeat-containing protein At5g55740, chloroplastic, with protein sequence MAPLPLPLPATPYPPKPHESPRAAPLHAALASLSQQGSDHGSLRDAFALVSRAERQSSPVGPEVYVSLLQCCVAAGSLRAGRQVHAAAVKRGPYYCRHAYIGTKLAVFYARCGALADAERVFDALPKKNAFAWASVIGLWSRAGLHARALDGYIDMLQAGVPADNFVVPNVLKACAGIGMVGTGRALHGYAWKAGFRECVYVLSSLVDFYGKCGEVDDAREVFDAMPETTVVTWNSMLMGYINDGRIDDAVELFYQMRVEGVLPTRASILSLLSASADFESPDWGRQGHAVAVSSGLAMDVILGSSIINFYCKVGLVEAAEAVFEQMVERDAVTWNLMIAGYLQDGQTDKALITCRKMLHSGLRFDCVTLASIIMACMTSCGMEMGRVAHGYAVRNNLESDQAVACGLIELYMSSERTEHARRLFDVMSCRDMVMCRVMISAYADRGMSSQALKVLYQMQHEGISPSAACWDSVISAFMKNEQINEALEIFNEMLLTKTRPNLRTWSLLITGLSRNGMHCEVMNLCCKMQEVEPAPSPTIFSAALVAMKAAASVQYGKAMHACIVKKGLLLSKSVIQSLLNMYGSFSDTGTVESLLGLLAAAQ encoded by the coding sequence ATGGCTCCGCTTCCTCTCCCCCTTCCCGCCACTCCCTACCCACCCAAACCCCACGAGTCCCCGCGGGCCGCCCCTCTCCATGCCGCGCTCGCCTCCCTCTCCCAGCAAGGCAGCGACCACGGCAGCCTCCGCGACGCCTTCGCCCTCGTCTCCCGCGCCGAGCGCCAGTCGAGCCCCGTCGGCCCGGAGGTGTACGTGTCCCTCCTGCAGTGCTGCGTCGCCGCGGGGTCCCTCCGCGCGGGACGCCAGGTGCACGCTGCCGCCGTCAAGCGCGGGCCCTACTACTGCCGCCACGCCTACATCGGCACCAAGCTCGCGGTCTTCTACGCCCGATGCGGCGCGCTGGCGGACGCCGAGCGCGTGTTCGACGCGCTACCCAAAAAGAACGCCTTCGCCTGGGCCTCCGTCATCGGATTATGGAGCCGCGCCGGGTTGCACGCCAGGGCCCTCGACGGGTACATCGACATGCTGCAGGCGGGCGTCCCCGCGGACAACTTCGTCGTGCCCAACGTGCTGAAGGCATGCGCCGGGATCGGGATGGTCGGGACCGGGAGGGCGCTGCACGGGTACGCCTGGAAGGCGGGGTTCAGGGAATGCGTATACGTGTTGAGCAGCCTGGTGGACTTCTACGGGAAGTGCGGCGAGGTGGATGATGCGAGGGAGGTGTTTGATGCAATGCCGGAGACCACCGTGGTGACCtggaactccatgttgatgggGTATATAAACGATGGGAGAATCGATGATGCTGTGGAATTGTTCTATCAGATGAGGGTTGAAGGCGTGCTGCCGACGAGGGCGAGCATTCTTAGCCTTCTGTCTGCATCGGCCGATTTTGAATCTCCTGATTGGGGTAGGCAGGGCCATGCCGTGGCCGTATCGAGTGGCTTGGCGATGGATGTCATTTTGGGGAGCTCAATCATCAACTTTTACTGTAAGGTTGGGCTGGTCGAGGCTGCGGAGGCCGTGTTTGAGCAGATGGTTGAAAGAGACGCCGTTACATGGAATTTGATGATTGCTGGGTATTTGCAGGATGGGCAGACCGACAAGGCTTTGATCACTTGTCGAAAAATGCTCCATTCTGGCCTCAGGTTTGATTGTGTGACGTTGGCGTCCATTATCATGGCTTGCATGACATCCTGTGGTATGGAGATGGGCAGAGTTGCTCACGGCTATGCAGTTAGAAACAACCTTGAATCAGACCAAGCGGTTGCTTGTGGCCTGATAGAGTTATATATGAGTAGTGAAAGGACTGAACATGCACGCCGGCTGTTCGATGTCATGAGTTGCAGAGACATGGTCATGTGCAGAGTGATGATTTCTGCTTATGCAGATCGTGGGATGAGTTCTCAGGCTCTTAAGGTTTTATATCAGATGCAGCATGAGGGCATATCTCCAAGTGCAGCGTGCTGGGATTCGGTCATTTCAGCTTTTATGAAGAATGAGCAGATTAATGAGGCCCTAGAGATCTTCAATGAGATGCTACTAACAAAAACACGCCCAAATCTACGCACATGGAGCCTGTTAATAACTGGCTTGTCTCGAAATGGTATGCACTGCGAGGTAATGAATCTATGCTGCAAGATGCAAGAAGTAGAGCCAGCACCAAGTCCAACAATTTTCTCCGCAGCACTTGTTGCCATGAAGGCTGCAGCCTCAGTACAATATGGAAAGGCAATGCATGCGTGCATTGTAAAGAAGGGCCTATTGTTGTCCAAATCCGTGATACAGTCCCTGCTAAACATGTATGGCAGTTTCAGTGACACAGGCACGGTAGAAAGTTTACTAGGCTTGCTTGCTGCTGCACAGTAA